One Actinospica robiniae DSM 44927 genomic region harbors:
- the rplI gene encoding 50S ribosomal protein L9 produces MKLILTHEVTGLGAPGDVITVKDGYGRNYLLPRGYAIAWTKGAEKQVETIRKARKSREVRDLGHAQELKSELERLNVRLATRAGESGRLFGSVTVADIADAVTKSGGPAVDKRKIEITSPIKTVGAHKVSVRLHPEVSATVGVTIVAA; encoded by the coding sequence ATGAAGCTCATCCTCACTCACGAGGTCACCGGCCTCGGCGCCCCCGGCGACGTCATCACGGTCAAGGACGGCTACGGCCGCAACTACCTGCTGCCCCGCGGCTACGCGATCGCGTGGACCAAGGGCGCGGAGAAGCAGGTCGAGACCATCCGCAAGGCTCGCAAGAGCCGCGAGGTGCGCGACCTGGGCCACGCCCAGGAGCTGAAGTCGGAGCTCGAGCGGCTCAACGTGCGCCTGGCCACCCGGGCCGGCGAGTCCGGCCGGCTGTTCGGCTCGGTCACCGTGGCGGACATCGCCGACGCGGTGACGAAGTCCGGCGGCCCGGCGGTGGACAAGCGCAAGATCGAGATCACCTCGCCGATCAAGACGGTCGGCGCGCACAAGGTCTCGGTCCGGCTGCACCCGGAGGTCTCCGCGACCGTCGGAGTGACCATCGTCGCCGCCTGA
- a CDS encoding ABC transporter ATP-binding protein, translating to MQTNQGSRLAAHRLSVSYTHRTVVRELDLEIPDGSFTVLIGPNGCGKSTVLRAMARILKPSAGEITLDGSPIHDLHSRHVARTIGLLPQAPITPDGITVGELVARGRYPHQGPLRRESAENRRVIEQCLEQTGIREFAERPMAELSGGQRQRAWIAMALAQDTELLLLDEPTTYLDLAHQIDVLELCARLHREGRTVVAVLHDLNQAARYATHLIAMRDGAILAAGPPAEILTAQLVEQAFDLPARIIEDPESGTPLVIPRTRRPADG from the coding sequence ATGCAGACGAATCAGGGCAGCAGGCTCGCCGCCCACCGGCTGAGCGTCTCGTACACCCATCGCACCGTCGTTCGCGAGCTCGACCTGGAGATCCCGGACGGGTCTTTCACGGTACTGATCGGCCCGAACGGCTGCGGCAAATCGACCGTCCTGCGCGCGATGGCCCGCATCCTCAAGCCGAGCGCGGGCGAGATCACCCTGGACGGCTCGCCCATCCACGACCTGCACAGCCGCCACGTCGCCCGCACGATCGGCCTGCTGCCGCAGGCGCCGATCACGCCGGACGGCATCACCGTCGGCGAACTCGTCGCCCGCGGCCGATATCCGCACCAGGGCCCGCTGCGGCGGGAGTCGGCCGAGAACCGCCGCGTCATCGAGCAATGCCTCGAACAGACCGGCATCCGCGAGTTCGCCGAGCGCCCGATGGCCGAGCTCTCCGGCGGCCAGCGCCAACGCGCCTGGATCGCCATGGCCCTGGCCCAGGACACCGAACTGCTGCTGCTGGACGAGCCGACCACCTACCTCGACCTGGCCCACCAGATCGACGTCCTCGAACTCTGCGCCCGCCTGCACCGCGAAGGCCGCACCGTCGTCGCTGTCCTGCACGACCTGAACCAGGCCGCCCGCTACGCCACCCACCTGATCGCCATGCGTGACGGCGCCATCCTCGCAGCCGGCCCGCCCGCCGAGATCCTCACCGCTCAGCTCGTCGAGCAGGCCTTCGACCTGCCTGCCCGCATCATCGAGGACCCCGAGAGCGGCACTCCGCTCGTCATCCCCCGGACCCGCCGCCCCGCCGACGGGTGA
- the rpsR gene encoding 30S ribosomal protein S18, translated as MAKAPVRKPKKKVCAFCKDKTEYIDYKDTNLLRKFISDRGKIRARRVTGNCTQHQRDIATAVKNSREMALLPYTSTVR; from the coding sequence ATGGCCAAGGCCCCGGTGCGCAAGCCTAAGAAGAAGGTTTGCGCGTTCTGCAAGGACAAGACCGAGTACATCGACTACAAGGACACGAACCTGCTGCGGAAGTTCATTTCCGACCGCGGCAAGATCCGTGCCCGTCGTGTGACCGGCAACTGCACCCAGCACCAGCGCGACATCGCCACGGCTGTGAAGAACAGCCGTGAGATGGCGCTGCTGCCGTACACGAGCACCGTTCGTTAA
- a CDS encoding cyclic-phosphate processing receiver domain-containing protein, whose amino-acid sequence MTEDPAARTPVILGIDDLRPLPRATRIARTSRDGIQLLQEHRDQLIDELWLDHDLGGDDTIMPVVTLLEEAAFSGRPFQIGTVFVHSANPIGAETVVRLLARWNYHVRRATA is encoded by the coding sequence GTGACTGAGGATCCAGCTGCGCGGACGCCCGTCATCCTCGGCATAGACGATCTCCGACCGCTCCCCAGAGCCACCCGGATCGCCCGCACCAGCCGCGACGGCATCCAACTCCTGCAGGAGCACCGCGACCAGCTCATCGACGAACTCTGGCTCGATCACGATCTCGGTGGTGACGACACCATCATGCCCGTGGTGACTCTTCTGGAAGAAGCCGCCTTCAGCGGACGACCGTTCCAGATCGGGACGGTATTCGTGCATAGCGCCAATCCGATCGGCGCGGAAACCGTCGTCCGGTTGCTCGCACGCTGGAACTACCACGTCCGACGGGCGACGGCGTAG
- the dnaB gene encoding replicative DNA helicase: MPGYDGTEVYGPPEPPTAFDPGPGPGYHDPGPRAGGPSAFERTPPQDVAAEQGVLGGMLLSKDAIADVIDVVKGRDFYQPKHEQIFDAILDLYGRGEPADAVTVANELTKRNELARVGGPAYLHTLMESVPTAANAGYYAEIVHERAILRRLVEAGTRITQMGYATDGSDIDEIVNRAQSEIYSVTEQRAGEDYAPLADIMEGALDEIESIANRSGQMTGVPTGFTDLDSLTQGLHPGQMVIVAARPAMGKSTIGLDFARSCSIKNGLTSAIFSLEMGRNEITMRLLSAEARVALHHMRSGTMTDDDWARLARRMGEVSAAPLFIDDSPNMSMMEIRAKCRRLKQRHDLRLVIVDYLQLMSGASGSRRPENRQQEVSEMSRNLKLLAKELEVPIVAIAQLNRGPEQRTDKKPMMSDLRESGSLEQDADVVILLHREDAYERESPRAGEADLIIAKHRNGPTATITVAFQGHYSRFVDMQQS, translated from the coding sequence GTGCCCGGTTACGACGGGACCGAGGTGTACGGTCCGCCGGAGCCGCCGACCGCCTTCGATCCCGGCCCCGGGCCCGGATACCACGACCCCGGCCCCCGGGCCGGCGGTCCGTCGGCCTTCGAACGCACGCCGCCGCAGGACGTCGCGGCCGAGCAGGGCGTGCTCGGCGGCATGCTGCTGTCCAAGGACGCCATCGCCGACGTCATCGACGTGGTCAAGGGCCGGGACTTCTACCAGCCCAAGCACGAGCAGATCTTCGACGCGATCCTCGACCTCTACGGCCGTGGCGAGCCCGCCGACGCCGTCACCGTCGCGAACGAGCTGACCAAGCGCAACGAGCTGGCCCGGGTCGGCGGCCCCGCCTATCTCCATACTCTGATGGAGTCGGTGCCCACCGCGGCCAACGCCGGCTACTACGCCGAGATCGTGCACGAGCGGGCCATCCTGCGCCGGCTGGTCGAGGCCGGCACCCGGATCACGCAGATGGGCTACGCCACCGACGGCTCGGACATCGACGAGATCGTCAACCGGGCCCAGTCCGAGATCTACAGCGTCACCGAGCAGCGGGCCGGCGAGGACTACGCCCCGCTGGCCGACATCATGGAAGGCGCGCTGGACGAGATCGAGTCCATCGCCAACCGCTCCGGCCAGATGACCGGCGTCCCCACCGGCTTCACCGATCTCGACAGCCTCACCCAGGGCCTGCACCCCGGCCAGATGGTCATCGTCGCGGCCCGCCCGGCCATGGGAAAGTCCACCATCGGCCTGGACTTCGCCCGCTCCTGCTCCATCAAGAACGGCCTGACCTCGGCCATCTTCTCGCTGGAGATGGGCCGCAACGAGATCACCATGCGCCTGCTCTCGGCCGAGGCCCGGGTCGCCCTGCACCACATGCGCTCCGGCACCATGACCGACGACGACTGGGCCCGCCTCGCCCGCCGCATGGGCGAGGTCTCCGCCGCCCCCCTGTTCATCGACGACTCGCCGAACATGTCGATGATGGAGATCCGGGCCAAGTGCCGCCGGCTCAAGCAGCGCCACGACCTGCGCCTCGTCATCGTCGACTACCTGCAGCTGATGAGCGGGGCCAGCGGTTCGCGCCGCCCGGAGAACCGCCAGCAGGAGGTCTCCGAGATGTCCCGTAACCTCAAGCTGCTGGCCAAGGAGCTCGAGGTCCCGATCGTCGCGATCGCCCAGCTCAACCGAGGTCCCGAGCAGCGCACCGACAAGAAGCCGATGATGTCCGACCTGCGTGAGTCCGGCTCCCTCGAGCAGGACGCCGACGTCGTCATCCTGCTGCACCGCGAGGACGCCTACGAGCGCGAATCCCCCCGCGCCGGCGAAGCAGACCTCATCATCGCCAAGCACCGTAACGGTCCGACCGCCACCATCACCGTCGCGTTCCAGGGCCACTACTCGCGCTTCGTGGACATGCAGCAGAGTTAG
- a CDS encoding single-stranded DNA-binding protein: MAGETVITVIGNLTGDPELRFTPSGAAVASFTVASTPRSFDRETSQWKDGDPLFLRCSVWRQYAENVAESLTKGMQVMVQGRLKQRSYQTREGENRTVIELDVDDVGPTLRFATAKVTKSQRGSGGGGGGGGGYGGGSGASSGGGDWGSNNGGSVQRSGGQQSGPAPQDDPWATGGGSGGGWGGGYSDEPPF; this comes from the coding sequence ATGGCAGGCGAGACCGTCATCACCGTCATCGGCAACCTGACCGGCGACCCCGAACTGCGGTTCACCCCCAGCGGCGCCGCGGTGGCCAGCTTCACCGTGGCCTCCACGCCGCGCAGCTTCGACCGCGAGACCAGCCAGTGGAAGGACGGCGATCCGCTGTTCCTGCGCTGCTCGGTCTGGCGTCAGTACGCGGAGAACGTGGCCGAGTCGCTGACCAAGGGCATGCAGGTGATGGTGCAGGGCCGGCTCAAGCAGCGGTCGTACCAGACCCGCGAGGGCGAGAACCGCACCGTGATCGAACTCGACGTCGACGACGTCGGCCCGACCCTGCGCTTCGCCACCGCCAAGGTCACCAAGTCGCAGCGCGGCTCGGGTGGCGGCGGCGGCGGCGGGGGCGGTTACGGCGGCGGCTCGGGCGCGAGCTCGGGCGGCGGCGACTGGGGTTCGAACAACGGCGGTTCCGTGCAGCGTAGCGGTGGCCAGCAGTCCGGCCCCGCCCCGCAGGACGACCCCTGGGCCACCGGCGGTGGCTCGGGCGGCGGCTGGGGCGGCGGCTATTCGGACGAGCCCCCGTTCTAA